The Lolium rigidum isolate FL_2022 chromosome 1, APGP_CSIRO_Lrig_0.1, whole genome shotgun sequence region AACAACAGAGCTAAACAATTATACCAACAGTCTAAGCAAAGCTCAAAATTAGCAACGTGAACTAACTTTATCGTCATATCAGCATGATTATCATGAGTAATAATCTTGCATAGCTTTAGTTTAGATTGAGCAACAATGTCTTAAACATAATGGTAATTTTCTCCAAGCAGATACATAGCCTAGGCATCTGCTTTGGTCGATGCATGCGGCCTTTTTATTACCTTATAAAAGTTTAGGTCTTAGAAGAGCTTACATCATAAATCACGCAGCGTCATTCATGTATCAAACATCTAAAACTTAAATGAAACTTAAAATAACACAAAAGCAATATGTTATCCTACGATCAAAATGCCAGCTGCACTGGCTATGTAAAATACGAGCAACAATCTCCAGTCGGTTGCACCTATTAGCCAAATCCTCTTATTTTTCTGTTGGTTTTACGTAGGACCACATACGAAGCCAATTCATAGCCAGCGGTATAACCTGCATAAAGGATGTTATTGCAATGTTGAAAATGTGGTCATTTTGTATGTTCCATATGGCCCAAAGTAAAGTATAGACACCAACTCGAAGTTGTACTTTGTGTTTCTTCGCAAGCAACAAACCTAATCCCCAAACAGATTTGTGATGTTATTAGGAGGACTTATATTGAAAGCCATATATATATGTACAATACGCAAAATCACCTTTGCTAAAAGATATGATATGAATATTATTGAATTGATTCATCTTGATCATAATAGTAACATTTTTACTGCCTTGCCAATTCATTTTAGCTAAATTTTCTTTCGTTAGCAGACTTTACTATGTAAGAACGACATAAAGATTCTTATGTTTAATTGTACTTTCATTTTTCATATGTATTTATAGAGGACCCTTATACGGTCATTCATTTAATCTAGATACAGTGACTTGATcgtgagaaaaaaaaaacagattttGTTAACTTCCAAACAAATACATTAGGTTGCATCCGAATCAAGCAGGTAAAACTGTAAAAAAATTAATAGTAAATATATCATGTACCCAAATTTGCATTCTAGGGTTGGTAtcgtaaactagtatcatgtgtacACTAAGTTAGCCCATAAACGGTTCGCCCaaggctagaaaattttgcatttATCCTATGCAGCCCACTCAAGTCTTAGaaatttcatgtttttatttttatttttttaggaaCGGCAGGAAGCAAGCACATGCAATTCATTTTATTTAAGAAGAGAGAATTGGCTCGGTTTATGAGAAAAATTATTCCCAAAATTATGTCCACAACTGTTCATGCTGTTTCGACGAAGGTATTTATGAACGAAATGTGTATTAATAGAGAAAAAGTATACACCCTCTCGTGGTGCTGCATCCGAACCAACATACGTTTGCAGCGTGTGAACCAACATGGCGGCATCAATTAATCCTCTGACAAGAGCTTCTCTAGCTAGTTGAGGACGTAGCACTTCTTCCTGATCTCTCCGTCGGCTCCAGTGAGCACGCCGACGTTACCCATCTTAATCATAGACTCACTAAAATCGCTGAAGAACGTATCGTCGAAGTTTCCTGTAGCCACACGCTGGACGTACTCCCTGGTGGTGGCGTCAGTGAGGAGCGCGGCGTCGGAGCGGAAGAGGCCCCTCCGCTTGGCGACGTGGCGGTAGTAGCTTGTGTCGAAGGTCTTGTAGCTGCCGGGGTCCATCTCCGACAGCATGCCAGTCCCGTCGTCAAGGCTCTTGCACTTGAGCCTCAGCTTGGCGGCGTACTCGCTGTCCAGCGACGGGTCGACTAGGCCGTCCTCGCCGGCGGTGGAGCTGTTGTAGAGGCGGTCGGCGTACGACGGGCAGTGGGCGGTGCCAAGCGTGTGGGCGCCGGAGAGGACGACGAGGTCCTTGAGGTCTAGCCCCTTGGAGGCGAAGATCTTCGCAAGCAGAGGGACGTCGCCGAAGGCCGGGGGCAGCTCGTGGCTGGCCTCGGTGGCGTCGGACACCCTACCGTCTCTCCTGCCGAGCGCCACAGGCCAGAAGGGACCTCTGGCGAGGACGACGGCGTCGCGGGCCATAAGCGTGAGCACGTCGGCGCAGGAGACGACGCCCGGGCATGCAGCCTCAAGCTTGGCCTTCACCCGCTCCACGGAGCCGAACCCCCGCAGACTCTTGTTCGGCTTGGCGTCCCTCTCCGCCGTGTTGCCCGGCGTCGAGTCCAGCAGCACGGACGCATCACAGCCCTGAAATTGTTTCACATTGTATCAGTACATGCAGATGCTTGTATTCTGATGATCGGAATGCAGGAGCCAGGAGTTGTTGAGCGCATGTGCACTTACCCTGACGAAGCAGTCATGGAAATGAAGCCGGAGGAGCGGGCCGGCGAGGCTGGGCGCGGCGGCGATGATCTTCACCATCTCCTCGCGGACGATCGCCTCCATGGACGGACATGACTTGCTGTAGTATCCTATCTCCAGCTGAGCCACGGCCGAGCTAGCCGCGAGAAGCAGCAGGGACAGAGGGAGCAGCAAACACCTGATCGCCATGACGCTAAACCAATTAGCAAAAGCTTCAAAACGAAAAAGTGTTCTGCCTCTACACAGTTGAGTGATCAAGGATGAAATGGATGGCTGGGACTGTCCTTGCAGCTCTGTGTACTTATGATGTGTGCCGGGACAGGACTAGCGCTGGTTACGTACGTAGATTTGGGTGGATTTCAATCAGTGTGAGTGACAATCTGTTTCTTGCTATACATGCATGTGCTAACTTCCACCGGCCTCAATCCAGCGCTACATAATTGACCATATAAGTTACATTGAATTGTTGACGCGCGCGCGGCCGAGGCCAGTTCACGACCGCCTCCATTATCGCAAGGTGCCAGTACATTACATACATCTATCTCTATGTCTCCGAGATAGCTTCAGCGGAAGGGAAGGCGATATATTATCCGTTGGTTTCTTCTACGTTTGCGCCAGTAATGTAATGCGCCGAGGGAATAAAATTGCATGTGCCCGGCCAATGATTTCGGCCGCCAGTTCGATTATATAACCATGTGAATGATGATGAGGAATTCTTGGGTGACGAGGCGGATTTCAAAGGTACGTCGCGTAACCTACGTGAATGTTACGAAAAATGCACCTTCTCCGCAGCATTGCCTGCAGGTAGGCTGCCATATCTGTTTGGCCTTTTGCCCGGTATAACAGGGAGAAACTGGAACTGCCTCTGACCGATATACTTTGTTTCTCTCAAGCCAAAAGAGCACTTGGAATCTTCAGACAGTTTGAGTTGCCAAGTTAGGTTTCAAGATAGAGGGTGTGTTTGAGATTCTTTTTGTTCATTTTATGAGACGCTGCAAGGATTGGAGGTTGAACCAGAGCAAGAGTTACATAGCATGGCAGGTTCAAGATTTTATGATTGTTTTCTTactctttttatttttgttctttGTCCATTTTTTTATCCtatgtttcttttcctttttcaaattttTGTGTACAGGAACATATTTCTGCCACTACTGAAATCACTGACTTGTAGTGAATTTCAGTGATTTCAGTTTTCATTTCGaccaaactgctgaaattttctcTCAAAATTCATTTATGTattcaaaaatttgaaaaatattttaaaattatttttgaatTACCGTGTAGTACTGAAATGTCTGAAAGTTTTGACTGAAAGGTAATATTTCGGGGTCTACTAGAATTAAGAAAATTCAATGAAAGTCGACGAAATCTCACTGAAAATGATTTCCATGATTGGAACTGCAACCTTTTAAGAGGTACGTGGTGTCGTGGTAAACTTGAGGGTAGATACAATTTCTACATATAGCGAACCTCTTCAAAACATCGGAGGTTTGAAAAACCAGACATGAAATCAGAAAGTCCTTACACACAGTCTATTCCTAGTGTAATGTACATGCCCGGAAGTCAAACAGTAATTTCTATATTGGACCTCTCGGGCGGCCGGAATTCACAATATTTTCCTAAAGTTATCGAAGGTGCTCCAATGAGAACTATCTTTTGCCAAATATTGGCAAGGCCTAGCCGAGAAGTTTCGAACTGGACTTCCGGGTTGCATGGGAATCATCCCTTCTTTTCCACAAGGGTAATTGATTTGTCCCACACAACAATTCTGAGGTCCCACTCTTGCTCAAAATCTACACACCTTTGAGGGAAATGAAATAGTGCACCACAAGAGATACTTTGACAAATCCGATGTGAGCCCTTTGAGTTTTGCTGTTAGTAGTTGGGACTATCTATTTGGCATCCGAGTGTTTTCTTTTTAGACATCACTCGAATTTCCTGCACCAATAAACACCCGCCAGCTGTTCGTGGTCCCTGTGCCAAAAATTCCAGAAAACTGGGCGTGGTTGGCTTGTACTGGTTGGTTCCCTGACAGCTTTTGACCAAAAAAAGCCCAACCACTCCTGCCCGTTGCATCGCGTGACCATCTTCTTGCTTGGCAAGAAAAGGCAACACAACACTCCCATCTCTTCCAGGAAACAATCATGTTTTCACCCTGAGTAAACAACAGGCAAGAAACAAGGTTTACTTGTTAGATAACACACAATACCAATTCAGGAAAATTAAAGAAACAGTATGATTATGTGAAATTCATGTGATCCAAATATGGAAATAAATCAGTTTCCTAAGGAAACAACAATCAAGACAAGTAACAAATATGCACATAACTTCAAGCTCTTCTACCAGCGTAGTAGTGCAGATGAAAAATATGCACTCGGAAGACATGCCAAGCACTGTTGCCAAGCCCTAAGCTTTGTCAGTACTAACAGATTAACAGCTCAAACAGAGAGGTTCAGTGAGACAATAAACCAAAGGAAAATAAATAGTTTCTGATTTCTAATAAAATCTCCAGAAATAAAGCAGCTAAATACCTAAGAAGGAACCCAAAAATTAAACCCTTTGCAAAATGTATATACCCCTGCATttagaaagaaataaaaaaatagttGACATGCCTTACATATATATGCATGGTACTTACTTACATCATTTCTGAATATGTCTGTATGTCCAAGTTCAAGTGCCTTACAAAGTAGCTTTGAAAATTTGTATTTTAAGACAATTTAGTATGGTAATACACtgctaaaaatacaaaaaaattaatgTGCCTAAAATTGTACAGGGACAGTACACACAGTTAATGCAATACATGATTTGCCTTAGCAGTCAAGAGGATCCCGCTTTACAGGTCAGTTTAGTATTTAAAACATTATATGCTTACAGAGAAAACATAAAATTGACTGTATGTATTAAACTATGATTGTGTTACTTTGATTTCAGACTATGTCATACATGGAGCTGTTGGGCATGGATGTGTCTGTCCCTAATAAGGTaactttttattttgaaacaagATAGTTCTCCTCATTTCACATGTTGAAAAAAAGAATAAACATTTTATTCTGCCTCATTTTGTAGAATGTTAACCTCCATGATGTCGGATACAAAATGTTGAAGTTACCATAACAAAAAAGGCAGTGTAAAAAAATTTAGTACCTCAGTAGGGTTACAGAATTCTTCAATGCTTGCTAACGAATCATCTTCTTCAGACAATGCATTTACAAAAATCTTTATAGATCCTATATGCACTGCATATCATATACAGAccaagaaaattcataaaaatgatACTTAGAAAAAGATGAGAAAAATGCATATACAATGCATATACACTGCATATACAGTGCATATGCGATGCACATATGACCTAGAGTCAAATAACTAATGAAAAATGACAAGAATAAAATCTAGATAGTGCGTGCATACAATTTCATGTTTGATTGAAGTCGTAACAAGTATGCAAAAAATTTATCATTTCGAGTACGGCTAAAAAATTGTCGGTAGCTTTTGCAAATCTCACTATGTGCTAATGTTTGTATATGCACTGCATATACGAAATGCATATACATTGTATATGCATCCTATATACATTGCATATACACTGTATATGATCCTATATACATTGCACTTGGTTACTCTCTCGACCAGGTCATCATAAGAAATGAGAGAAAAAGAAGGAACACAATTTCTATCCCTAGCCAGAGAAACTAAGGAAAAAAACTCATACAAATGATACTAAGAAAATTTAGACGAGAAAATGCATATACACTGCATATACAGTGCATATACATTGCATATACATAAGATAATTTTGCGTCGGGAGATCACCGCGTCGGGAGATCACCACAGACACCAACTTCAACATGAACAACCACGAGCAGCGACACCGGAAGCAACAAGGACACATATAAAGATGAGAAAAAATGCATATACAATGCATATACACTGTatatctgttgcggtcagaaacccaccggtgagcagcgacgggcaacacagtagagccgggaggctcccaggactgcggctggccctgatccctcgagcgacggcccgcaaagacttcggcacgcacgtccgatgctggtgcaagggcgtgccacctgacctatacctggtcaggaaggtgatggatctgcctcgcttagtttcctgcatgacatacacgtaaacattaaatacgagcctcgatcggctctcaggttgtcctgtggatcggctcaaggagccgatccacccatgattcgtacgaggtgtacgatcatatggtggtcctgcttgatcgaaataaagctaaaacgacctactacgatttagggttttcaccacataatcggagaatcctacgcgtgattgagcctggcgactacgcacggtgatcataaaccgaccctagacaaggcctaaaaaccaacatgaagttgatccccggaacatcctgtctagggctagcaaactacaccctacgtgccactggatccttcaacccgtttgtaaggcctaactatgcagatattaaactaatccttgaagaacaaggagcaatcataacggatcggatctactaaataatgatcaagcgaggtgccgcccttacacccaagataggtgtaagggcggctagacgtctaagggttgcacggacgaaagcatatgatacgatgaaacaatgctaaccctaacacatctatgataactacgttgctcgccatcaacaaggcttcgagcacgagcaacgcatgaacagcgaataaacgcgtatcgcctagatcgcaagatgcgatctaggcagcatgatgcttacccggaagaaaccctcgagacaagggagttggcgatgcgcctagattggtttgtggtgaacgtgattgttgtttatttcagaaaccctagatacatatttatagtccgtagactttctaacgtgggaataatcccaaccgtgcacgagccaaactctatctaaccgacacgtatcctactatattacagatacacgggcaaactagcccaaactttgtatacaaggccgattcatgtatatcttccatatgtattcttcaagcccatcttaatcgcggcccacctctgatccggtcaaattctgatgataacacatgccccctggttttggaactgacaattccaaaatcactctgctttttcttcgtcgggtcatgtcgtggcagagcagaactgtcgcagtatccttcatcatgatgccttgcctcctccacttctccgcgtgacctggcaattttttttctgttgggcaccacttcctcggaaactgctcgtggcattgaatctccactatatccccttttatttaaccgctccaaacagttcgcttcttcatccccttcgcattagcactccaaaagccctcctctcgccaccatgtcttcttcctcctctgcctcatcgggtctttccacccagtcctccccctcccgcgagccgacgccggagtgggacccggaggaggcccacgaggccaacatccgccgcgccatcgaagacggggacgagtccagtcacgacttctccgtctggtctgaggacgacaagtcctcgaccgacggggaaagtgacctccgcttcctcgccgaaggggaaatggaggaggagagcgatgacgatcgcttctcctgggacgacttcacctcctcctccgaggaggaggacgaggaggaggaggaggacgacacctcctccgatgaaccgccggccaagcgcttctgcccctggccggggaacctcagcgacttggacagcgacgacgacgacgctgacgaggaagacgaggacaacgagggccctgccggcggccgctgcagcagcgacgacgagctagccgggagtagcgccgacagcggcgacgacggcgacgacgagggtagcgacggcccatagataggacccttagcataggattagtagtagtagatggggcaatgtatcccctggtacttccttttgagagcaatcagctctttatgtaagaaatcccgtttatcaatgaagaatttcctccaatttgattttgccggttTCCTttgtgctaatttagccgatttcccctcatactgactttgccgattgtcaacttagccaatgctcaatgagccgatgggaacgcatcggtccctcacaatctatccttcatctcttcgactaaggAACGACTgccaacttggtcaatgctcaatgagccgatggcaacgcatcgatccctcacaatctatcctccatttcttcgactgatgactttgagatctggtggataatgtggaagaccaatgccttcaagagagccctaggaccgttgctgaaacgacttgacactgaagctgatacttctgcagaacagatgcCACTTGTTCGCAAATCTTCTcagtgatgctttataaccctgctctgtttctttgcagcaaccagatggcccagagcctgccaatgatgatggatccctctttaaattcctcctaccggctccagtgatcctcttctgcaagaactcaccacctttgaagaaggttatgatgcagggtcagccgatgaaaccccaatcggcttctaaaaacagagtatctaccaggtcagctgccccccgagcctcagtcaaggcgagaacggcgatgaggacacacagttcagacaaatggacccgactTTGAGCAAATCTGAGAGaaacaccacgcagagccagccaaacttgccaccatcaGCCTCCCAGAGAAGGTCCGCCACTCTGGTCCCAGCAATTCCTATGAGTGTAGCTGAAAAGGTGGCCCacttggccaagccgacagtagacacaccagagccgatcaccttttcttccattgaaagccgatattgcagacgaaataccaacggcttaatgagcaaaaggctgccttgtacgccaaaactgacacctctggcaGCACTGCTGaattggcgaccttgcgcaaagggttggaggtcctcgcagagaaggttcgggcaacaaaatcagctcactgaagctgaggaagctctcattgttcactccctcgaggaagcagaaggcctcgaagctgagctgaagaccgacttggtcgaaatccgcgtcttgaacacgcagctggtagatcctgtgtaatttgtactagagtcgatgtctgtgcatcggctttgcttcttagttctaaagtcgatgtccgcgcatcggctgtacatcatgaatttttttttactacccgatttttctatcggcccccaatatttca contains the following coding sequences:
- the LOC124676236 gene encoding peroxidase 1-like, with amino-acid sequence MAIRCLLLPLSLLLLAASSAVAQLEIGYYSKSCPSMEAIVREEMVKIIAAAPSLAGPLLRLHFHDCFVRGCDASVLLDSTPGNTAERDAKPNKSLRGFGSVERVKAKLEAACPGVVSCADVLTLMARDAVVLARGPFWPVALGRRDGRVSDATEASHELPPAFGDVPLLAKIFASKGLDLKDLVVLSGAHTLGTAHCPSYADRLYNSSTAGEDGLVDPSLDSEYAAKLRLKCKSLDDGTGMLSEMDPGSYKTFDTSYYRHVAKRRGLFRSDAALLTDATTREYVQRVATGNFDDTFFSDFSESMIKMGNVGVLTGADGEIRKKCYVLN